Genomic segment of Candidatus Flexicrinis affinis:
CCGTGTAGCGCAAGAATGCGCGCTCTTGCTGGGTGATCTCGTCGGGGAAATCCAGATCGACCGCCGACTCAAGAATGCGATAGGCCTTCTTGATATAACCGCGTACCGTGCTCAGGCCGATTCCGAGTTCATCAGCGACCAGATACGCCGGCATACCGCCGAGCCACAGCTCGAGCGCCTCTTTGACGCGCGCGGTGAGCTGAGGAAATTTCAAACTGGGCGGAAGCACCGAGGCACGCTGCAAGCGCGGCGGGACTCCACGAACCGCACGCACAGCATCGGCGACACCGGGCGTAACGGTAAAGTCCCGTTTCTCTGAATACACGATTGCCCATCCGATACGCAGGTTGACCTCATGCTTGAGCAGGAAGGCCTTAGCGCCCTTGTCGGCTGCGGCAGCGACAAGGTCGAGGTCGAGCTGTTGGGCAAGGCACACGACGCGGCAGCGCGGCAGTTCTTCGCGCAGCTGTTCAAGCGTACGGCGCAGGTCTCCCGGGCCACCGACATGATTGGCGTCGATCAGCAGGTAGTCCGGTTGTTCGGCAATCGGTACCGTCTGCAGATGCCGCCACATGCCGTCGAGGCTGTCGGTGCGCAGGGTGACGCGAGTGCGCCGATCCCATGCCAAAAACGTATAGATCGCGTGGCGCGCATACGTGTCCGGATCGTAGATCAGCACTTTGAAGTTATAGCGCGTGATCGAGGTCATGGAAGCCCCCCGGCGTGTTACAAGTCCCCCGGAAGTATACGACCTTACGGCCCGTGTCGCAAAACCCGCCTAAGCCCGGCGCCAGTCCGGCGGGCGGTTTCGGATGCGCCACAGCACTCCGGCGGGATAACCGATCATCTTGGCGATATCGCCGACAACGCGGATTACGGGAACCCACAGCGCGGCTTTCAGCATGTCGAGCGTCCCGGCATAGGGCAGACCGCGCAAGACCGCTGGCAGCCGTGACCATGGCCGGCGGCAGTACGCCAGAGCTCCAACAGCGAACAGGCCCCACGCAATTGGGTGAACGACGAATCCCGCCGCAGCGATCAGCGGCGCGCCAACCACGTAGGTTGCGTAGCGGATCGCGTGACGTTTACGCCATAAATCGGCTTTACCGTCGCCGCGGGCGTAGAGTCGGTACTGCTTGTAAAACGCGCGCAGCGAGGTGCGCGGCCGGAAGTAGACGAGCGCGTCGGGCGCGAACGCGAACGGGCCGGCGATGTCCCGCATACGAAAATCGAAGACCAGATCCTCGCAGTAGTCGAGCCATTCCGGGTAACCGCCCACGCGTTCCCACGCGGATTTGGTGAACGCCACGCTGCGGCTGCTAGGAAGGAATGTGCTCGGGTCGATGTCCG
This window contains:
- a CDS encoding response regulator transcription factor encodes the protein MTSITRYNFKVLIYDPDTYARHAIYTFLAWDRRTRVTLRTDSLDGMWRHLQTVPIAEQPDYLLIDANHVGGPGDLRRTLEQLREELPRCRVVCLAQQLDLDLVAAAADKGAKAFLLKHEVNLRIGWAIVYSEKRDFTVTPGVADAVRAVRGVPPRLQRASVLPPSLKFPQLTARVKEALELWLGGMPAYLVADELGIGLSTVRGYIKKAYRILESAVDLDFPDEITQQERAFLRYTALDERD
- a CDS encoding glycosyltransferase, whose protein sequence is MRVSVIATVLNEGESIRRLLESLAAQSRVPDEIVIVDGGSTDRTAAIIESYADRLPILLRIEHGANISRGRNLAIAAASGDVIAATDAGVRLTDRWLEHLTAPFDGDAAVQCVAGFFLPDVHTVFEAAMGATVLPQRADIDPSTFLPSSRSVAFTKSAWERVGGYPEWLDYCEDLVFDFRMRDIAGPFAFAPDALVYFRPRTSLRAFYKQYRLYARGDGKADLWRKRHAIRYATYVVGAPLIAAAGFVVHPIAWGLFAVGALAYCRRPWSRLPAVLRGLPYAGTLDMLKAALWVPVIRVVGDIAKMIGYPAGVLWRIRNRPPDWRRA